A window from Kwoniella pini CBS 10737 chromosome 1, complete sequence encodes these proteins:
- a CDS encoding FACT complex subunit SPT16, translated as MSDVHLDSALFFKRAERIYQAWESPSGDTAELEGVTALQVVLGEPNDDTPAYNKTMSIQLYLLGFEFPSTLMLFTKSPRKITFVCSSSKAKLIRQLQSDKGIEIDTQVRPKDEAAAKQVVKDLVLSLGDGKIGSLPKDKPVGKLVDDWNSAVSSSKAGLEIIDISATISAILNEKDGEELKNLITGSKMTATAMQHYFKSKMEAIIDRGTVVPHEVFAGLVEEKIGNDEKAVDMKLWNKNPSLGDVDFASTEWVYTPIIQSGGKYDLKVTAQSDSSPLKPGVILASLGIRYKSYCTSMSRTFFISPNKKQESYYSALLEARQEALKKLKAGAVVSDVYNEVHQYVESKSGTLGQNFLRSIGFATGIEYRDSAFVLGPKNNRTLKENMVLVVTLGVQELPDPKKQGKTYALLLSDTVKVGQSGAVVLTEGVTKLGDVVMELEDDEPEPEPEVRAKPKKANGDAKAKSPVKARTGAGTNGRVLATKTRGGKRENVEQTTSEKIKANQARLHAQRNADGVKKWEKGGKGKDGEGDKVVKRYESYRREEQLPRAVEDRRVYVDEQRQSVVLPINGFAVPFHISTIKNVTKTEESDHIVLRINFQSPGQIAGKKEDMPFEDPDANFIRSASFRSQDQRHMLKVFDSITALKKAATKREAEKKELADVIEQEKLVEVKGRHPYVLKNVFPRPAPEGKKTDGNVEIHQNGIRFRPDGPASKIDLLFSNIKHLFFQPSEKELIVIIHVHLKAPIMLGKKKTYDVQFYREVTDMSFDETGGKKRRARYGDEDEIEQEQEDRKRRAELDKQFHDFARRIESAAQAQQYELEVDVPFRELGFSGVPYRSNVLLLPTTNCLIHISEFPFTVITLSDVEIVHLERVQFGLKNFDMVFVLNDFKKTPIHINSIPVVHLDNVKEWLDSCDVPISEGPVNLSWPAIMKTLNDDPLTFYADGGWEFLTGGGSDAESSESEEGSVFEEDSDVFDDESSSDDDESGSAFGDDSDDSGSDDFDDEDEGEDWDELERKAERADNKHRQTGGDESDDDRGKKKKGGRR; from the exons ATGTCTGACGTCCACCTTGATTCAgctcttttcttcaaaaggGCAGAGAGGATATATCAAGCATGGGAG AGCCCCTCTGGCGATACAGCTGAACTGGAAGGCGTTACCGCTTTGCAAGTGGTATTAGGAGAACCTAACGATGACACACCTGCCTATAACAAAACAATGTCTATACAA CTCTACCTCCTCGGCTTCGAGTTTCCTTCTACCCTTATGCTTTTCACCAAATCACCTCGAAAGATAACCTTTGTCTGCAGTTCTTCAAAAG CCAAATTAATCAGGCAATTGCAATCGGACAAAGGCATCGAGATAGATACACAAGTCAGGCCAAAGGATGAGGCAGCAGCTAAGC AGGTCGTGAAGGACTTAGTACTCTCCTTGGGAGATGGAAAGATCGGAAGCTTACCCAAAGACAAGCCGGTAGGGAAGTTGGTGGATGACTGGAACTCTGC AGTTTCGAGCTCGAAAGCTGGGTTAGAGATCATAGATATATCGGCAACTATCTCAGCGATACTGAACGAGAAAGACGGAGAGGAATTG AAAAACCTTATAACTGGATCAAAAATGACAGCGACGGCTATGCAGCATTACTTCAAGTCAAAGATGGAGGCCATCATCGATCGCGGGACGGTCGTACCGCATGAGGTTTTCGCAGG CCTGGTGGAAgaaaaaattggaaatgatgaaaaggCTGTGGACATGAAACTGTGGAATAAAAATCCCTCGCTAGGTGAC GTTGATTTTGCTTCTACCGAATGGGTTTACACGCCTATAATCCAATCTGGCGGTAAATACGATTTGAAAGTCACTGCTCAGTCAGATAGCAGTCCCCTCAAACCGGGTGTCATATTAGCAAGTCTCGGTATTAGGTACAAGAGTTATTGCACCAGTATGAGTAGGACTTTCTTCATTAGTCCCAACAAG AAACAAGAATCATACTACTCAGCCCTCCTGGAGGCCAGGCAAGAAGCtctgaagaagctgaaagcCGGTGCAGTGGTGTCAGATGTCTATAACGAGGTCCATCAATATGTAGAATCTAAAAGCGGAACTCTCGGTCAGAATTTCTTGAGGAGTATCGGTTTTGCA ACTGGTATCGAATACCGAGACAGTGCCTTCGTTCTTGGTCCAAAGAACAACCGAACTCTCAAGGAAAATATGGTCTTAGTCGTCACACTTGGTGTGCAAGAATTGCCGGATCCCAAGAAGCAGGGCAAGAC CTACGCACTGTTGTTGTCAGATACTGTCAAGGTCGGGCAAAGCGGCGCCGTTGTGTTGACCGAAGGAGTAACTAAGCTGGGTGATGTGGTCATGGAACTAGAA GACGATGAACCAGAGCCCGAGCCTGAAGTCAGGGCAAAACCCAAGAAGGCTAACGGTGACGCGAAAGCAAAATCGCCTGTCAAGGCAAGGACAGGCGCGGGGACTAATGGACGTGTCTTAGCTACTAAGACTCGAGGTGGGAAACGGGAGAATGTCGAACAGACGACGTCGGAGAAGATCAAGGCAAACCAAGCTAGATTACATGCTCAACGAAATGCTGATGGTGTCAAGAAATGGGAGAAAGGCGGAAAAGGCAAGGATGGCGAAGGCGACAAGGTTGTCAAACGGTATGAGAGTTACCGAAGGGAAGAACAGCTACCTAGGGCTGTCGAGGACCGACGA GTATACGTCGACGAACAAAGACAATCGGTTGTCCTCCCCATCAACGGCTTTGCTGTTCCTTTCCACATTTCGACCATCAAGAATGTTACCAAAACCGAGGAATCGGACCATATCGTTTTGAGGATCAATTTTCAGTCTCCAGGTCAGATAGcaggaaagaaagaggataTGCCATTCGAGGACCCCGATGCCAACTTCATCCGATCAGCTTCATTCCGATCACAAGATCAGCGTCATATGCTGAAAGTATTCGACTCAATCACGGCATTGAAAAAGGCCGCTACCAAACGTGAAGctgagaagaaggaacTTGCGGATGTTATTGAACAGGAGAAATTGGTGGAAGTCAAAGGTCGACATCCATACGTGCTCAAGAATGTCTTCCCTCGTCCTGCACCTGAAGGAAAAAAGACAGATGGTAATGTTGAAATTCACCAGAACGGTATCAGATTCAGGCCGGATGGACCTGCTTCTAAGATCG ATCTTCTGTTCAGCAACATTAAAcacctcttctttcaaCCCAGTGAGAAGGAGCTTATTGTCATTATCCATGTACACCTCAAAGCACCAATCATGTTAGGCAAAAAGAAGACTTACGACGTACAATTCTACCGGGAAGTTACGGATATGTCGTTTGACGAAACAGGTGGGAAGAAGCGAAGAGCTCGATATGGTGACGAGGATGAAATAGAGCAAGAACAGGAGGACCGAAAGAGACGAGCAGAGCTGGACAAACAATTCCATGATTTCGCACGGAGGATCGAATCTGCTGCGCAAGCTCAACAATACGAACTCGAGGTCGATGTGCCATTCAGAGAATTGGGTTTCTCTGGTGTGCCCTACCGTTCCAATGTGCTCTTACTGCCCACGACAAATTGTTTGATCCATATCTCGGAATTCCCATTCACCGTGATAACCCTTTCTGATGTGGAAATCGTTCACTTGGAAAGGGTGCAATTCGGTCTGAAGAATTTCGATATGGTGTTCGTGCTGAACGACTTCAAGAAGACGCCTATACATATCAACTCTATACCTGTGGTGCACTTGGACAATGTCAAGGAATGGCTGGATTCTTGCGATGTGCCAATCTCCGAAGGACCGGTCAATTTGTCTTGGCCCGCCATCATGAAGACTCTCAATGATGATCCGCTGACTTTCTACGCTGATGGAGGATGGGAGTTCCTTACAGGTGGTGGATCG GACGCCGAGTCATCCGaatctgaagaaggatcagtatttgaagaagactCAGATGTATTCGATGACGAGTCTAGCtcggatgatgatgagagtGGATCAGCCT TTGGCGATGATTCCGATGATTCTGGATCGGATGATTTcgatgacgaagatgagggAGAAGATTGGGATGAATTGGAGAGGAAAGCCGAACGGG CCGATAACAAACATCGTCAGACGGGAGGCGAtgaatcagatgatgatagaggaaagaagaagaaaggcGGTAGGCGATAA